A genomic region of Mycobacterium sp. Aquia_213 contains the following coding sequences:
- a CDS encoding hydrogenase maturation nickel metallochaperone HypA, with protein sequence MHELSLCHAITGVVKPHAAGRHVDVVRVQVGALRQVVPDSLTFCWSLVCQHFDDNMVDAELELDLVPAEVLCHTCEQRSRIESRWSVCCPGCNSTDIDVLCGNEFLVTSVEVS encoded by the coding sequence GTGCACGAACTTTCGCTGTGTCATGCCATCACTGGTGTGGTGAAGCCCCACGCGGCGGGTCGTCACGTCGATGTCGTCCGTGTCCAAGTCGGCGCGCTGCGACAGGTGGTGCCCGATTCCCTGACGTTCTGTTGGTCGTTGGTGTGTCAACACTTTGATGACAACATGGTCGATGCCGAGCTGGAACTCGACCTTGTTCCCGCCGAAGTACTGTGCCACACGTGCGAACAGCGGTCGCGGATTGAGTCTCGATGGTCGGTCTGCTGTCCGGGTTGCAACAGCACAGACATTGACGTGTTGTGCGGCAACGAGTTCTTGGTCACGTCGGTCGAAGTGTCATGA
- the hypB gene encoding hydrogenase nickel incorporation protein HypB → MGRFHRHDDGTVHSHDHDRDGHQHQHDHDHGDHSAYATGSQRIEVLESIFAENDTRAAINRHAFETNRIRALNLMSSPGSGKTTVLAATLDALATELSLGVIEGDIATDLDAAKLDGRGAQISLLNTNNGFGGECHLDAPMVNRALQGLELPKLDLVIIENVGNLVCPAEFDVGEHAKAMVYSVTEGEDKPLKYPVMFRSVDVVLLNKIDLVPHLDVDIATYIGHIRQVNPTADIFPISARTGEGMTTWFDWLRQFCSLSSVQGHLAT, encoded by the coding sequence GTGGGTAGATTTCACCGCCACGACGACGGCACCGTCCACAGCCACGACCACGATCGCGACGGCCACCAGCACCAGCACGATCACGATCACGGCGACCACAGCGCGTATGCCACCGGCTCGCAGCGCATCGAGGTACTCGAGTCCATATTCGCCGAAAACGACACCCGCGCCGCCATCAACCGGCACGCCTTCGAGACCAACCGCATTCGCGCCTTGAACCTGATGAGCTCGCCTGGCTCCGGAAAGACCACGGTGCTGGCCGCCACCCTGGACGCACTCGCCACCGAACTATCCCTCGGCGTGATCGAGGGCGACATCGCCACCGACCTCGACGCCGCAAAACTCGACGGCCGAGGCGCACAAATATCGCTGCTAAACACCAACAATGGCTTTGGCGGCGAGTGCCACCTAGACGCCCCGATGGTCAACCGAGCACTGCAAGGGCTTGAGCTTCCGAAGCTCGACCTGGTCATCATCGAAAACGTCGGCAACCTGGTCTGCCCGGCCGAATTCGACGTCGGAGAGCACGCCAAGGCGATGGTTTACTCAGTCACCGAGGGGGAAGACAAGCCACTGAAATACCCGGTCATGTTCCGGTCGGTCGACGTCGTGCTGCTCAACAAGATCGACCTGGTCCCGCACCTCGACGTCGACATCGCGACCTACATCGGCCACATCAGACAGGTGAATCCGACCGCAGACATCTTTCCGATAAGCGCGCGCACCGGCGAGGGCATGACGACATGGTTTGACTGGTTGCGACAGTTCTGCTCGTTGAGCTCGGTCCAAGGACACTTGGCCACATAG
- a CDS encoding TetR/AcrR family transcriptional regulator, with amino-acid sequence MAEPTSRRERKKAQTRRTLAKAALDLFLERGFEATTVEEIAEAADFHRATFHRIFASKEEVAMGDVLELFALARERFREALPTDDPWSVARDVLTDTMTSFEESDDELVAAHLQVWTRDPALQARFTAMMLDWEHEIARFFAEAWGLDPESDIRCYVIATAMIGVTRSALLMRRANGLSVRETIDAGFDCLASAGIGKTCDM; translated from the coding sequence AAGGCGCAAACGCGCCGTACGCTGGCCAAGGCCGCGCTCGACCTGTTCCTGGAGCGGGGGTTCGAGGCCACCACCGTCGAGGAGATCGCCGAGGCCGCAGATTTCCACCGGGCCACGTTCCATCGCATCTTCGCCAGCAAAGAGGAGGTCGCGATGGGCGACGTCCTCGAACTCTTCGCGCTCGCGCGCGAGCGATTCCGCGAGGCGCTCCCGACGGACGATCCGTGGTCGGTCGCGCGGGACGTGCTGACCGACACGATGACCAGCTTCGAGGAGTCAGACGACGAACTCGTGGCGGCGCACCTGCAGGTCTGGACCAGAGACCCCGCGCTGCAGGCTCGGTTCACGGCGATGATGCTCGATTGGGAGCACGAGATCGCACGGTTCTTCGCCGAGGCTTGGGGCCTCGACCCGGAGTCCGACATCCGCTGCTACGTGATCGCGACGGCCATGATCGGGGTTACACGCTCCGCGCTGCTCATGCGGCGCGCCAATGGCCTGAGTGTCCGCGAGACCATCGACGCAGGGTTCGACTGCCTGGCGTCCGCTGGCATTGGAAAAACATGCGACATGTGA
- the hypD gene encoding hydrogenase formation protein HypD, giving the protein MKYLDEFRDPAAARTLVDNIKRRVTKTWTIMEVCGGQTHSIIRNGIDQLLDGAVEFIHGPGCPVCVTPLEMIDRALEIAARDDVIFCSFGDMLRVPGSSQDLFGVRARGGDVRIVYSPLDATRVAADNPDKQVVFFGVGFETTAPANAMAVVHAQRLGLTNFSMLVSHVLVPPAMTAILSSPANRVEGFLAAGHVCTVMGTSEYGPLVDEFRVPIVVTGFEPLDLLEGVRQVVDLLEAGTPKLRNAYPRAVTTAGNAVAQQTLAAVFVVTDRQWRGIGMIPKSGWTLSPRYAQFDAELKFGVGHLRVSESAECRSGEVLQGLLKPNECPAFGKSCTPRTPLGATMVSSEGACAAYYQFRRLEATAHA; this is encoded by the coding sequence ATGAAATATCTGGACGAATTCCGCGATCCAGCGGCCGCGCGCACCTTGGTAGATAACATCAAGAGGCGCGTCACCAAGACCTGGACCATCATGGAAGTCTGTGGTGGGCAAACACATTCGATCATCCGCAACGGCATTGACCAATTGCTGGACGGCGCGGTGGAATTCATTCACGGTCCGGGATGCCCGGTCTGCGTGACGCCGCTGGAGATGATTGACCGCGCACTGGAGATTGCGGCACGCGACGACGTGATCTTCTGTTCCTTTGGAGACATGCTGCGGGTGCCGGGCAGTAGTCAGGATCTGTTCGGCGTGCGTGCTCGGGGTGGCGACGTGCGAATCGTCTATTCGCCCTTGGACGCCACCCGGGTGGCCGCCGACAACCCCGACAAGCAGGTCGTGTTCTTTGGGGTCGGTTTCGAGACCACCGCCCCGGCAAATGCGATGGCGGTGGTACATGCACAGCGTCTCGGGCTGACCAACTTTTCCATGCTGGTCTCACATGTGTTGGTTCCCCCGGCCATGACAGCCATCCTGAGCTCACCGGCCAACCGGGTCGAGGGATTTCTTGCGGCCGGCCACGTCTGCACGGTGATGGGCACTAGCGAATACGGCCCGCTGGTCGATGAGTTCCGGGTTCCCATCGTGGTCACCGGATTCGAACCGCTGGACTTGCTTGAGGGAGTCCGACAGGTCGTCGACCTTCTCGAGGCCGGCACGCCGAAGCTGCGCAACGCCTATCCGCGCGCGGTGACCACCGCCGGAAACGCGGTCGCCCAGCAGACCCTCGCGGCTGTGTTCGTGGTGACCGATCGGCAGTGGCGCGGCATCGGCATGATCCCCAAGTCCGGATGGACCCTCTCGCCGCGCTACGCACAGTTCGACGCCGAATTGAAATTCGGGGTGGGCCACCTGCGAGTCTCCGAATCCGCGGAATGCCGCAGCGGTGAGGTGCTGCAGGGCCTGCTGAAACCCAACGAATGCCCGGCGTTTGGGAAGTCGTGCACACCGCGCACCCCGCTGGGCGCGACCATGGTATCCAGCGAGGGCGCCTGCGCCGCCTACTACCAATTCCGGCGGTTGGAAGCCACTGCCCATGCCTGA
- the hypF gene encoding carbamoyltransferase HypF has protein sequence MESSPRGTVASVRLRLDIAGVVQGVGFRPAVARIAARHSLAGCVYNDSGSVHCEFEGAPEVVEAAVSAISADRPPMARIDSIEIVSLPPNGESGFRIIGSRGRDDRRTLVPPDVAICADCLREVRDPADRRYGHPFITCTNCGPRYTVITDLPYDRPATTMAHFPMCATCSAEYRDPADRRFHAQTIACPDCGPTLSWRGPGDSREPLAAAAQALDDGLIVAIKGIGGFHLACRADNVDSVAHLRHRKGRPAKPFAVMVADIAVAQRICHVDDASAKLLQSPAAPIVLLPARDDSKLACVAPGLSEIGVMLAYSPVHHLLFDRLGPVTLVMTSANNGGSPIVFRDTDLAWIDGLADAVLSHDRPIHVPCEDSVLTVDGDGGPVPIRRSRGYAPLPVSTPAVAGAPVVLATGGDLKTTFCLLSSDGNAHLSSHLGDMADPRTQSCFESAEQHLAFMTDRQPRLIACDLHPAYATTRWAQRQDRPVLQVQHHHAHAVSLLAEHGRLDSPMLAVAFDGTGYGTDGTIWGGELLMVTDPVAFTRVGHLKPFALPGGDGAVRHPGRIALDLLYRADVEWAQDIPAVARLSQQARRVLAQQIPGGIGGVATSSMGRLFDAVASLLDVCHDVTYEGQAAVELEHLARLGRPAPLDFEVAAGVLDPVPLITALVRGLRAGRTAADLAAGFHAAVIRATAQAVGQVVGGVGTVGLTGGVFVNRLLRDGLRNELAGNGFEVLTHAVLPCNDGGLALGQAVIAARRQERGT, from the coding sequence GTGGAGAGCAGTCCGCGTGGCACGGTGGCCAGTGTGCGGCTGCGCCTCGACATCGCCGGCGTGGTCCAAGGCGTTGGATTTCGCCCCGCTGTTGCGCGCATCGCCGCACGTCACAGCCTCGCCGGATGTGTGTACAACGACTCCGGATCGGTGCACTGCGAGTTCGAGGGTGCGCCCGAAGTGGTCGAGGCGGCGGTATCCGCGATCAGCGCCGACCGGCCGCCGATGGCGCGCATCGATTCCATCGAAATCGTCTCGCTGCCTCCCAACGGCGAGTCTGGGTTCCGGATCATCGGCAGCCGGGGCCGCGACGACCGCCGCACCTTGGTGCCGCCGGATGTTGCCATCTGCGCCGATTGTTTGCGCGAGGTCCGTGACCCCGCCGACCGCCGCTACGGTCACCCCTTTATCACTTGCACCAACTGCGGTCCGCGCTACACGGTGATCACCGACCTGCCCTACGACCGGCCCGCGACCACCATGGCGCATTTTCCGATGTGCGCCACGTGTTCGGCCGAGTACCGAGACCCCGCCGACCGACGGTTCCACGCGCAAACCATCGCCTGCCCCGACTGCGGGCCGACCCTGTCCTGGCGGGGCCCGGGCGACAGCCGCGAACCGCTCGCCGCCGCCGCGCAGGCGCTCGACGACGGCCTGATTGTCGCAATCAAGGGCATCGGCGGGTTCCATCTCGCCTGTCGCGCCGACAATGTCGATAGTGTCGCCCACCTGCGGCACCGAAAGGGCAGACCCGCTAAACCTTTCGCCGTGATGGTTGCCGATATCGCTGTGGCGCAACGCATCTGTCACGTCGACGACGCTTCTGCGAAACTGCTTCAGTCGCCTGCGGCGCCTATAGTTCTGCTGCCCGCCCGTGACGACTCGAAGCTGGCCTGCGTGGCGCCGGGCCTGTCCGAAATCGGCGTGATGCTGGCCTATTCGCCCGTTCACCACCTGCTCTTCGATCGTTTGGGTCCGGTCACACTGGTGATGACCTCTGCCAACAACGGGGGGTCTCCGATCGTCTTCCGCGATACCGACCTGGCCTGGATCGACGGCTTGGCGGACGCGGTGCTCAGCCACGACCGTCCCATCCATGTGCCGTGCGAGGATTCGGTTCTCACGGTTGACGGCGACGGCGGCCCGGTGCCGATTCGACGCTCCCGCGGATATGCGCCGCTTCCAGTATCGACACCAGCCGTGGCCGGTGCCCCCGTGGTCCTGGCAACCGGTGGGGACCTCAAGACGACGTTTTGTTTGTTGTCTTCTGACGGAAACGCACACCTGTCGTCGCACCTGGGCGACATGGCTGACCCGCGGACTCAGAGCTGCTTCGAATCGGCCGAACAACACCTGGCCTTCATGACCGATCGCCAACCCCGGCTCATCGCATGCGATTTGCATCCGGCGTACGCCACGACTCGTTGGGCGCAGCGGCAGGACCGGCCGGTGCTGCAGGTGCAACATCATCACGCCCACGCGGTATCGCTGTTGGCCGAGCACGGCCGGCTCGACTCGCCAATGCTTGCGGTCGCGTTCGACGGCACCGGATATGGCACCGACGGCACCATCTGGGGTGGCGAGCTCCTAATGGTTACCGACCCGGTGGCTTTCACGCGGGTCGGGCACCTGAAACCGTTTGCGCTGCCCGGCGGTGACGGCGCGGTACGCCACCCTGGCCGGATCGCCCTGGACCTCCTGTACCGGGCCGACGTCGAATGGGCACAAGACATTCCGGCGGTCGCCCGCCTGAGCCAGCAGGCGCGCCGAGTGCTCGCCCAGCAGATCCCAGGCGGCATCGGAGGCGTCGCCACCAGCAGCATGGGGCGCCTGTTTGACGCTGTAGCCAGCTTGCTCGACGTGTGCCACGACGTGACCTACGAGGGGCAGGCGGCCGTCGAACTCGAACATCTGGCGCGCCTCGGTCGGCCGGCGCCATTGGACTTCGAGGTGGCCGCCGGCGTGTTGGACCCGGTGCCGTTGATCACGGCGTTGGTGCGGGGTTTGCGAGCCGGCAGGACGGCAGCCGACCTCGCCGCCGGGTTCCACGCCGCCGTCATCCGTGCGACGGCGCAAGCGGTCGGCCAGGTGGTCGGCGGCGTCGGCACCGTCGGGTTGACCGGAGGGGTGTTCGTTAACCGGCTGCTGCGCGACGGACTCCGTAATGAACTGGCCGGCAACGGTTTCGAGGTGTTGACTCATGCGGTGTTGCCGTGTAACGACGGCGGACTTGCGCTGGGCCAGGCCGTTATCGCCGCACGACGGCAAGAAAGGGGGACATAG
- a CDS encoding HypC/HybG/HupF family hydrogenase formation chaperone: MCLGIPGKVVDTWDEAGTRMCTVDFGGTTKTVCLAYLPDMQVGEYTIVHAGFAITRLDEASAQETLRMFHDLGVLDEELAGDEGQGRREPA, translated from the coding sequence ATGTGTCTCGGAATTCCCGGCAAGGTCGTCGACACCTGGGACGAGGCGGGAACTCGGATGTGCACCGTCGACTTCGGTGGTACCACCAAAACCGTGTGTCTCGCCTACCTGCCGGATATGCAAGTCGGTGAATACACCATCGTGCACGCCGGATTCGCCATCACCCGACTGGACGAGGCATCGGCGCAGGAGACGTTGCGAATGTTCCACGACCTGGGCGTGCTTGACGAGGAACTGGCCGGTGACGAGGGCCAGGGTAGAAGGGAGCCAGCATGA
- the usfY gene encoding protein UsfY, producing MGDTADPTDHFRTTCPHAGEFLIDRLCWPGLMAIVLGVASLVGGVAAAAYRHQEWLLTLVTVGVSAIVAGLVWLKLEHRRVMKIESRWLSVYSTRGPRVS from the coding sequence ATGGGCGACACCGCAGATCCGACCGATCATTTCCGCACGACGTGTCCGCATGCCGGCGAATTCCTAATAGACCGACTTTGTTGGCCGGGGCTGATGGCGATAGTGCTGGGCGTCGCGTCACTGGTTGGCGGGGTGGCCGCAGCAGCCTATCGGCACCAGGAGTGGCTGCTGACGCTGGTTACGGTCGGAGTATCAGCGATCGTAGCTGGTTTGGTCTGGCTTAAGCTGGAACATCGTCGGGTGATGAAAATTGAAAGCCGTTGGCTCTCTGTGTATTCCACGCGAGGTCCACGCGTGTCATAG